The Coffea arabica cultivar ET-39 chromosome 1e, Coffea Arabica ET-39 HiFi, whole genome shotgun sequence genome has a window encoding:
- the LOC113735810 gene encoding stachyose synthase-like, translating into MAPPNDPVNPIFNVLKCNKDDWFDLSDGKLLVNSVPLLFEVPGNVTLKSFSSISKSPSSSSAGAPRPLYQRVLKSSHKGGFLGFSKDQASSSDRLMNSLGKFSGRDFLSIFRFKTWWSTQWVGSSGSDLQMETQWVLLDVPEIRSYVIIIPIIEGKFRSALHPGADGQVMICAESGSTQVKAWSFDAIAYVHASENPYELMREAYAAVRVHLNTFKLLEEKSVPPIVNKFGWCTWDAFYLTVDPAGVWHGVKEFADGGLPPRFVIIDDGWQSINLDGQSPQEDAKNLVLGGTQMTARLHRLDEGEKFRKYRGGSMLGANRPRFDPKRPKKLISKAIEIEQAEKARDKAGAASELWELESRIERLKNELEEMFGGEEEVEPEEDKKSRGSCCRCSCRESESENLGMKAFTGDLRSCFKGLDDIYVWHALCGAWGGVRPGTTHLESKVIPCKTSPGLDGTMTDLAVVKIVEGGIGLVHPDQVHDFYHSMYSHLSQAGITGVKVDVIHTLEYVCEEYGGRVELAKAYYDGLSKSLANNFNGTGLISSMQQCNDFFLLGTRQISFGRVGDDFWFQDPNGDPNGAYWLQGVHMIHCAYNSMWMGQMIQPDWDMFQSDHLCAKFHAGSRAICGGPVYVSDSVGGHDFDLLKKLVYPDGTIPKCQHFALPTRDCLFKNPLFDGKTILKIWNFNRFGGVIGAFNCQGAGWDPKEQRIRGHSECYKPMSGWVHVAEIEWGETKEASEMGEAQEYAVYLSQAGKLFLTNPASPAAEITIEPSSFEIYSFVPTKELGLGGGTKFAPIGLTDMFNSGGTVRALEHKDSGVVDVEVKGGGNFLAYSSVPPEKCYLSGAETGFQWSGEEGKLMVNVEWNEEANGISHLTFVY; encoded by the exons ATGGCACCCCCAAACGATCCCGTCAATCCAATCTTCAATGTCCTGAAATGCAACAAGGACGACTGGTTTGATCTCTCGGATGGCAAGCTTTTGGTTAACAGTGTGCCGCTACTTTTTGAAGTCCCAGGCAACGTCACTCTGAAGAGTTTTTCGTCAATATCCAAATCCCCCTCGTCCTCTTCCGCCGGTGCACCCCGTCCCCTGTATCAGCGAGTGCTGAAATCTTCCCACAAGGGTGGCTTCCTGGGTTTTAGTAAGGACCAAGCATCATCCTCGGACAGGTTGATGAACTCCCTAGGCAAGTTCAGTGGCAGGGATTTCCTCAGCATTTTCAGGTTCAAGACTTGGTGGTCCACTCAATGGGTCGGAAGCTCCGGCTCCGACTTGCAGATGGAAACCCAGTGGGTGCTCTTGGATGTGCCCGAGATAAGATCATACGTGATCATTATTCCGATAATTGAAGGGAAATTCAGGTCCGCGCTTCACCCAGGAGCTGACGGCCAGGTGATGATATGTGCAGAAAGCGGTTCCACTCAGGTCAAGGCGTGGTCTTTTGACGCCATCGCTTACGTTCACGCGTCTGAGAATCCCTACGAGTTGATGAGAGAGGCTTACGCTGCGGTTCGAGTCCATCTCAATACCTTCAAGCTCTTGGAAGAGAAGTCAGTCCCACCCATCGTCAATAAATTTGGATGGTGCACTTGGGATGCCTTCTACTTAACCGTAGACCCCGCGGGCGTCTGGCACGGGGTGAAGGAATTTGCCGACGGAGGACTCCCCCCAAGGTTTGTAATCATTGACGACGGCTGGCAAAGTATCAATCTGGATGGCCAGAGCCCCCAGGAGGATGCGAAAAATCTCGTCCTGGGAGGGACTCAAATGACGGCCAGGCTGCACAGGCTGGACGAAGGTGAGAAATTCAGGAAGTACAGAGGGGGGTCGATGTTGGGTGCTAATCGTCCTCGTTTTGACCCGAAGAGGCCAAAGAAGTTGATTTCGAAGGCCATCGAGATAGAGCAAGCTGAGAAGGCTCGCGACAAGGCTGGGGCCGCTTCTGAGTTATGGGAATTGGAGTCTCGTATAGAGAGATTGAAGAATGAGTTGGAGGAGATGTTCGGGGGAGAGGAGGAGGTGGAGCCGGAGGAGGACAAGAAGTCACGTGGAAGCTGCTGCCGCTGCTCGTGCCGGGAATCGGAGTCGGAGAATTTGGGAATGAAGGCGTTCACGGGGGACTTGAGATCATGCTTTAAAGGGTTGGACGACATCTACGTGTGGCATGCCCTGTGTGGAGCATGGGGAGGGGTGAGGCCCGGAACCacccacttggagtccaaggtcATTCCATGCAAGACTTCTCCAGGGCTCGATGGAACCATGACCGATCTGGCAGTGGTCAAAATTGTGGAAGGTGGAATTGGGCTGGTCCATCCTGATCAAGTCCATGACTTCTACCACTCCATGTACTCTCACTTGTCCCAAGCTGGAATAACGGGGGTCAAAGTGGACGTCATTCAC ACGCTGGAATACGTGTGCGAGGAATACGGAGGACGGGTAGAACTTGCAAAGGCTTACTATGACGGATTGTCGAAGTCACTGGCGAACAACTTCAATGGCACCGGTCTCATCTCCAGCATGCAGCAGTGCAACGACTTCTTCTTGCTGGGAACACGTCAGATATCCTTCGGAAGAGTCG GGGACGATTTCTGGTTCCAAGATCCAAATGGTGATCCCAACGGGGCGTACTGGTTACAGGGCGTTCATATGATCCACTGCGCCTACAACAGCATGTGGATGGGTCAGATGATACAACCCGACTGGGACATGTTCCAGTCGGATCATCTGTGCGCAAAATTCCACGCAGGCTCCAGGGCCATCTGCGGGGGACCCGTTTACGTGAGCGACTCCGTAGGGGGTCATGATTTTGACCTCCTGAAGAAGCTGGTCTACCCCGACGGTACCATTCCTAAGTGCCAGCATTTCGCTCTTCCAACCAGAGACTGCCTCTTCAAGAATCCACTCTTTGATGGAAAGACCATTCTCAAGATCTGGAACTTCAACAGG TTTGGAGGCGTGATTGGCGCATTCAACTGCCAAGGAGCTGGTTGGGACCCCAAAGAACAGAGGATCAGGGGTCACTCCGAGTGCTACAAGCCCATGTCCGGTTGGGTTCACGTCGCCGAAATTGAATGGGGAGAAACCAAGGAAGCCTCCGAAATGGGCGAGGCACAGGAATACGCGGTCTACCTAAGCCAGGCCGGGAAATTATTCTTGACCAACCCCGCTTCTCCTGCAGCTGAAATCACGATCGAACCTTCCTCCTTCGAGATTTACAGCTTTGTTCCCACCAAGGAGCTTGGTCTTGGTGGGGGCACCAAATTCGCCCCCATCGGCCTCACCGACATGTTTAACAGCGGAGGGACCGTTCGGGCCCTGGAGCATAAGGACTCGGGCGTCGTGGATGTTGAAGTTAAGGGCGGAGGGAATTTCTTAGCCTATTCTAGCGTGCCGCCGGAGAAGTGTTACTTGAGCGGCGCTGAAACTGGATTCCAGTGGTCGGGTGAGGAGGGGAAACTTATGGTCAACGTGGAATGGAATGAGGAGGCTAATGGGATTTCTCACCTCACTTTTGTTTATTGA